The nucleotide sequence CATAGACAGGGATGAGTGCCATGATTAAACGAACAGTAGCTATTTTCCTTGGCAGTGTGTTGCTTGGTATTGGCATAAATGGTTTCATTGTCCCTTTTCATCTCTTGGATGGCGGGATGATTGGCATCAGTCTTCTCGTTAAATATGTATGGGGATATAAAGTAGGGCTTACGATTATCATTTTAAGTATTCCCATCTATCTTTTAGCGTGGAAACTGGAACGCCGCTATTTTATAAATAGTGTACATGGATTATTAGTGTCGTCCTTCATTATAGATTTTCTGTCACCTTTAAGAGGTGTGTTTTCTGTTTCTATAATGGAAGGGTCCATTATTGGAGGACTTTTCATCGGAACAGGTATTGGCTGGATGCTGAGACATGAAACGAGTACGGGTGGAACCGACTTAATCGCGCTCTTTTTATCCCGCTGGTTTTCAATTAATGTGGGCATGGTCATCTTTTTGATTGATGCTGCGGTCATCATAGCAGGACTTTATGTAATGGGAGAAGGAATTCTATTCTATTCGCTTGTGACGATTCTTTCTGTAGGCTTTGCAACGATGACAATGACCCTCATCCGCTCGATTAACTTCTATAAAAGCATATAAAAAAAAGCCCTTTTTAAGGCTTCTTTTTCATGAAACTGTTTTATCCATACATGTAACCAATCGGTTTTCAATCTCAATTGCTTTTTGTTCGAGATTTTTATCATTCAACAATTTTACAAACTCAGTCGGCTTAGGCATCCCGATCTTTGTCTTATCTTTCTCTGTGTAAAGTACGATCTTACAAGGAAGAAAATAACCCATTAGTTTATTCTCTGCCAATACTTCTTTTGCTTCTTTTGGGTTACACACTTCAAAGATAAGAAAATCATCATTAAAATCTAACCCTTTTTCCTGAAGCTTTTCTTTTACATCAAACTGCCACAAAACACCAAACTGGTCTTCTTTTAAATTTTCCTCTAATTTTAGAGCCGCTTCATCCATTGTCATTGCAGTTTCGACTGTATAATGAAACATTAAAATTCCTCCTTATCAGATAAAGGGATCTCTGCCCAAAAACAGTGTTCAGTTCCGTCCGTTTGAAGACCTATTCTGCCGCCCGCCATGGTTATGATTTCTTTTGCAATCGATAATCCAAGGCCAGATCCTCCCGTCTTCAAGGTTCTAGAAAAATCAGCTCGATAGAACCGTTCAAACACTTTTTCCGAATGGTCAGGGTCAATGAACTGCCCTTTATTATGCCATTCAATTCGATACATCTTCCCTCGTACCGCCCCTATTATCTTTACCCAACTTCCTTCATCATAAAAACATACATTTTCTAACATGATGGACATCACTTGTTTCAAGGCATCTTCACTTGCATAAACGTTTCCTTTCTCGATGTTGGAATCAACGGATATTCCTGCTTTTTCAAATGAAAGATTGAAGCTGTCCAGAGCATCTTCTATGACTTTTTGAACGGGGAGCATCTGGCTTTCTTGATGGAAATTAGTCCAGCCTTCTAGCTGATTAATTTGTTCAGCCATACGAGTTAATCTTTTAGACTCTTTCAGCAATATTCCATAAAGAGCAGGTGTAGGTTCTATAATTCCTGTTTGAAGTCCTTCTAAATATCCGTTCAAGTTTGTTAAAGGTGTTCTTAATTCATGAGAGATATCCTTGAGCATCTGATCTCTTTTTTCATCATTCTTTTTAAGAGTTTGTGCCATATTGTTAAATGCTTCTGAAAGCTTTCCTAACTCGTCTTGACTGGTAACAGGCAATGGTTCAGGAAAGACGCCCTTTTTAATAAAAGCTGCATGTTGAGTCAAATTCTTTAATGGATCGATTAAACGTTTTAAGAATAAAAAATACAAAAGGAAGACAATTGAAAAAGCGATAATACTGATCTGCAAAAAATAAATGTGCAGTTCGCTATTTAAAATCGGGCCGTTAATTTCATAATCATTCACAAGTAAGCATGCATAGTCTTTAATCGCTGAACCTGACCATAACACTACTGCACCTAAAGCCATTGCGTTAATTAAAGCAAGCTTTACAAAAAGACTCATTTGAGTGAATTTAGTACGCCACAAATTGGTACCCCATTCCTCGCACCGTTGTGATAAATGGTTTGCCTGATACTTTGCGCAGCTTTTCTCGTAAATTTGCGACATGAACATCAATTGTTCGGTCTACCACTGCCTTTTCCTGCTTCGGATATAGTTCGTTCAAAAGCTGTTCCCTCGAAAGCACTTGGTTTGAGTGGCGCATGAACATATACAAAAGGCGAAACTCGTGAGGCGTCAGGGAGAGTTTTTCACCTGAAAAATTTGCTTCTCCTTTAAAAGGTTTTAGCGTCAGCCCGTTGAAAGAAATCTTGTTGCATCTATGAGCCGTTCTTCTTAAGACCGCTTCTACACGTGCTACAAGTTCTGCAGGACTGAATGGTTTAGTTACATAATCGTCTGCACCTGCTTTTAGGCCGCTAATTCTATCCTGTTCAGCCGTTTTCGCCGTTACCATGATAATGGGTATCTCGCTCTTTTGTTCCTTTCTGATCCATTCCGTTAATTCTTCTCCACTAACAGAAGGAAGCATTAAGTCCACGACTAAAAAGCATGGATCTATCTTTAAGAAAGTATCCATGGCTTCGCTGCCGTCACTCGCCTCATATGTTTCATAACCTGAATTCTCAAGGTATATTTTTATCAAGTTTCGAATATTAGGATCATCTTCTACGATCATAATCGACTTTCCCTTAAGTTCCATCACAAAACACCCTTTATTTTAAACGTGTTACCATATCAGATAAGAATTCCTCATTCATCGGACCTACAATCTTTTTCTGAATAACTCCTGTTGTATCAATCATATACGTCGTCGGAATCGAAAACGCTTGATACGTTACACCTATATCTCCCGTTTCATCAAGGGGTATAGGGAATGTTAAGCCATAATCATCAACAAAAGTTTGAATGTTTGACTGGTCTTTTTCCATAGTTGTTAAATTAACAGCCAAAATCTCGACATTCATCTTATCCTTATTTTTTTCATAATACTTTTGCATGTGAGGCATTTCAGCCTTACAAGGCGGGCACCAGCTTGCCCATAAATTCAATACTACTTTTTTTCCTTTATAGTCCGATAGCTTGACCTCTTTTCCATCAAGCGTATTCATCGTAAAATCTGGAGCGATATCTCCTTCATTCACACCTGTTTCCCCTGATGGTTCTGCTGTCCCTTGTTCAGGTTCCTGTGTTTCTGATGATGCTTCTGATGAAGTTTCCTGCTGTTGTGCAGTCTTTTCAGCTTCAGCACTTTTTTTATCTTCTTTTAATTGTAAATCATAAAAGGTATATCCCGCTAAACCTAAGATAACAATTATGGCAAAAATATTTTTCTTAAACATGGATGATCTCCCCTCTTACGGTGCCCATGACCAGCTTGAAAGCCATGAACTGATTATTTGCATCTGTCCTGTGAACAACAGCAGTCCCATTCCTAATAAGATAACTCCATTAATTTTTGAAAGCTTGGGTAAAATTTTGCTGATTGATTTTACTGTTTTAAACGAATAAGTAAGTGTAAACGAGATAATTAAAAAAGGTATCCCTAAGCCTAAAGAGTAGATCCAGAGCATAAACATCCCAGAGTATACAGTCTCTGTAGAACCTGCCATTAGCAGAATGGATGATAAAGCCAATCCGACACAAGGCGTCCATCCTGATCCAAAGGCTAAGCCAATCAAGAATGAACTAAACGGATTTGCACTCGGTTTTGAAGAAGAGTTGAAGCTTTTCGTCTTCATTAGAAAATTCAATTGAAGCCAACCTAGCATTTGTAATCCGAAAATTATTATTAATAATCCGCTTACTCTCTCAACCGTTTCACGATACGAGGCAATCAGCTGTCCAATCCAGCTTGCAGAAGCTCCCATAAGTACAAAGATCACACTAAAACCTAGAATGAAAAATAGTGAACGAATCATAACTGTCTGTTTATCAACTAAAACTTTGCCCCCATTGATTGTTCCGCCAGTTAAATGAGCTGTATAAGCGGGAATCAAAGGAAAAATACATGGAGAAAAAAAGGAAAGTACGCCTGCTGTTAAAGCAAAAATAACGGTTACATTCTCCATTTCACCACCTCCTGACTATATTGTGCTTCCCTTTTGTTAAGATTTGATAAAGGTAAAAGATATAGAACAAAAAAGAAGCTGCCAGAAATGAAATATAGTTCGGGAGCATAGTCATAAAGCAAAGAAAGAACACCACCCGAGAGCCCATAAAACGTCCCAATCAACAAGATATTCTTGCTTGTAATCAAGTACCACACAACCATTACAATCATCAGAATCAGAAAAACTTCAGTACCCTCATTTGAAGATCCAAGAGTATGATTCCAAATTAAATACACACCGCTTCCAATCATCCATAACAATACGGTTTGTGATATAAAAGAAATAATAAATTGTGGCTGTTTATAAATTTTCCATATGCTATCCCCAATAAAAAACAAACAAGCCAGCAGAACGCCTTTCGTTCCACCTGTAAAATATAAAAGTGTAAACGGATGTTTAATAGTCTCTAAAGGCTGAAATAAAATAGGACTGAGTTTCCAAATCCATAACGAGTTAATAACACCTGAAAATAACCACTTATATGCCGGTTTGTAATTTCCAGCAATTAAATAATGGCTGATCAGCAGCAAGCCTATTAAAGCAGTTCCCAAGCTTAAAAAGAAGGAAAGCGTCTGTATAGATACAGGCATGTTTCCAATTTGAATAATATCCATATACTCTCACCTCTGTGATCCATTACACACTACAAACATTAAGATTTAATAAAGATATAGAAAAAATCCGCCTGAATATAAGACGGATTTTTTCTTTGCAATTATCCTAAAATATCTAACCAAATCTTAATGGACGTTGCGATAATAAGTGCTGCTAAAATAAATTGAAGGATTTTCGTATTTATTTTTTTACCGAATTGAGCTCCAAGCGGAGACGCAATCAAGCTTGCTACAACCATGATGATAGCCGGCCATAACAATACTTGCCCAGTGGTAATCTTACCGATTGTCGCACCAATAGAAGAAATAAATGTAATAGCAAGTGATGTAGCAATCGTCATGCGAGTTGGTATTTTAAGAACAACGAGCATAATCGGTACAAGTATAAATGCTCCCGCTGCTCCTACGATACCTGCTGCTACCCCTACGATAAATGCCAGTACCGCTGCAAGCCATTTATTAAACGTAACTTGATCTAACGGAATTTCATCGATGCCCTTCTTCGGAATGAGCATCATCACAGCAGCTAATGTTGCCAATACTGCATACACAATATTAATTTGCCCCTCTGACATACCCTGTGATCCATATCCGCCGATGAAACTCCCCAACAGAATAGCTCCACCCATATAAATAATGAGCGTTTTGTTCAAATAGCCTCCTTTACGATAAGCCCAAACTCCACCTATCGTAGCAAAGAATACTTGAACAGCACTTATACCTGAAACTTCATGAGCCGTATATGCTGTGAAGCCTAACATTGCTGGAATATATAGAAGCATTGGATACTTGATAATTGATCCGCCGATTCCTACCATCCCGGATATAAAAGAACCTATAAAGCCAATAAGAAAAATCGTTATTATGAATCCTATTTCCATGACTTCACCTCCCCATGACTGTTTTGATTAGATAAATAAGTTGATTTTTGATTCATCTGCATCAGCAAGATATGAAGCTACACCTGCATAGTCTAAACCATCGATAAGTTCATCTTGCGTAATCCCCATAACATCCATTGACATTGTACAAGCAACCATTTTCACATCCAGGTCTTGAGCCATTTCAATTAATTCTTTTAACGTCACGATGTTTTTCTTTTTCATCGTATACTTCATCATCTTTCCGCCTAGACCGCCATAGTTCATTTTAGAAATACCAAGCTTTTCAGGTCCTCTTGGCATCATTTTTGCAAACATTTTATCCATGAATGTTTTCTTCACATTTACGTATTCTTCTTTTCTTAAGATGTTTAATCCCCAGAAAGTGAAGAACATTGTTACTTGTTTCCCCATAGCAGCTGCTCCTGTTGCGATAATAAAACTTGCCATCGCTTTATCAAGGTCACCGCTGAATACGACCATTGTTGATTTATCTTGTGTTTGTTGTTCCATTATAAAATCTCCTCCTCATAATTAACCCCTAGATTTACATGTCATAAGGAGGCATGTGAACATACCCCCTCATGCATGATTAACCTTTTTGAATATAGAATTTGAATACGCCGTCTTCTTCTTTGTGTTCTAACAATTCATGACCAGATGATTTTGACCAAGCTGATAAGTCGTTTACTGCACCTTTATCAGTTGCAAGTACTTCCAAGATATCTCCGCTAGAAATAGTATCCATAGCTTTTTTTGTTTTTACGATTGGCATTGGGCAAGATAACCCTTTTGTATCTAAAGTTTGTTTTACGTTCATTTGAAGAACCTCCTAGTAATTTAAGTTTTATTTATTCAGTGATCGCACAGCGGTTTGGACCAATTTCCATATCGCGCTGTTCATCAGTTGATGGATCGATTTTACCCATGTTCGTTTCACGAATTTCTTGATATGCGTTTGGCTGAGGCGGTAAGTTTTCTGTTACAGCCTTACGGAACTCATCTTCACTCTTAATGTTTAATCCTTCGTTCTTTTCAAATAGCTCTCCTAGAGGAGCTTGAACAGCACCCTTTTCATCAAGTTCGCTGATTTTACCAAAGTGAGCTGGCAATACCACTAGATCTTTTGAAAGATTGTTGTATTTGTTGTATAAAGAATCACGCAGATCACTCACCCAGTCCTCAGCTTTACCAGCAAGGTCTGGACGTCCGATTGAATCCACAAATAGAATATCTCCAGATAGCAAGTATTGTCCGTCAACGATCATAGACGTACTTCCAATCGTATGACCTGGTGTATATAGCGGTTGAATTTCAATCTTTGTATTACCGATCGAAATGTCTTTGCCTTCTTCTAATGCTTCATAAGAGAACGTTACTTCTTCAGCATCTTTTGGAGGCAGCCAGTACGTTGCGTTCGTTTTTTCCGCAAGACGGCGTCCGCCAGAAATGTGGTCAGCATGAAGGTGAGTATCAATCATGTGCTTAACTTCAATATTATGTTCTTTAGTAAAATCTTCGTAAGCTTCAATCGTACGAGCGGAATCAATGATTGCCGCTTCACCGTTTGATTCTACGAGATATGAAAGGCAGCCTTTACCGATTCGGTTGAATTGATAGATAGAGCCTCCATCCTTTAAGTCGCCGATCTTCACAGGCATCAAG is from Fictibacillus sp. b24 and encodes:
- a CDS encoding MBL fold metallo-hydrolase is translated as MVKALSAKEVAKRVVEGKMFILDVRNESDFKDWKIEGKGIESINRPYFDLIDGVEDVLEHLPKEEVLVVCAKEGSSVMVAEMLDEAGIKDVYYLEGGMKAWSEYLMPVKIGDLKDGGSIYQFNRIGKGCLSYLVESNGEAAIIDSARTIEAYEDFTKEHNIEVKHMIDTHLHADHISGGRRLAEKTNATYWLPPKDAEEVTFSYEALEEGKDISIGNTKIEIQPLYTPGHTIGSTSMIVDGQYLLSGDILFVDSIGRPDLAGKAEDWVSDLRDSLYNKYNNLSKDLVVLPAHFGKISELDEKGAVQAPLGELFEKNEGLNIKSEDEFRKAVTENLPPQPNAYQEIRETNMGKIDPSTDEQRDMEIGPNRCAITE
- a CDS encoding response regulator transcription factor, coding for MELKGKSIMIVEDDPNIRNLIKIYLENSGYETYEASDGSEAMDTFLKIDPCFLVVDLMLPSVSGEELTEWIRKEQKSEIPIIMVTAKTAEQDRISGLKAGADDYVTKPFSPAELVARVEAVLRRTAHRCNKISFNGLTLKPFKGEANFSGEKLSLTPHEFRLLYMFMRHSNQVLSREQLLNELYPKQEKAVVDRTIDVHVANLREKLRKVSGKPFITTVRGMGYQFVAY
- a CDS encoding sensor histidine kinase, whose protein sequence is MFMSQIYEKSCAKYQANHLSQRCEEWGTNLWRTKFTQMSLFVKLALINAMALGAVVLWSGSAIKDYACLLVNDYEINGPILNSELHIYFLQISIIAFSIVFLLYFLFLKRLIDPLKNLTQHAAFIKKGVFPEPLPVTSQDELGKLSEAFNNMAQTLKKNDEKRDQMLKDISHELRTPLTNLNGYLEGLQTGIIEPTPALYGILLKESKRLTRMAEQINQLEGWTNFHQESQMLPVQKVIEDALDSFNLSFEKAGISVDSNIEKGNVYASEDALKQVMSIMLENVCFYDEGSWVKIIGAVRGKMYRIEWHNKGQFIDPDHSEKVFERFYRADFSRTLKTGGSGLGLSIAKEIITMAGGRIGLQTDGTEHCFWAEIPLSDKEEF
- a CDS encoding sulfurtransferase TusA family protein; the encoded protein is MNVKQTLDTKGLSCPMPIVKTKKAMDTISSGDILEVLATDKGAVNDLSAWSKSSGHELLEHKEEDGVFKFYIQKG
- a CDS encoding sulfite exporter TauE/SafE family protein, which codes for MEIGFIITIFLIGFIGSFISGMVGIGGSIIKYPMLLYIPAMLGFTAYTAHEVSGISAVQVFFATIGGVWAYRKGGYLNKTLIIYMGGAILLGSFIGGYGSQGMSEGQINIVYAVLATLAAVMMLIPKKGIDEIPLDQVTFNKWLAAVLAFIVGVAAGIVGAAGAFILVPIMLVVLKIPTRMTIATSLAITFISSIGATIGKITTGQVLLWPAIIMVVASLIASPLGAQFGKKINTKILQFILAALIIATSIKIWLDILG
- a CDS encoding YitT family protein is translated as MIKRTVAIFLGSVLLGIGINGFIVPFHLLDGGMIGISLLVKYVWGYKVGLTIIILSIPIYLLAWKLERRYFINSVHGLLVSSFIIDFLSPLRGVFSVSIMEGSIIGGLFIGTGIGWMLRHETSTGGTDLIALFLSRWFSINVGMVIFLIDAAVIIAGLYVMGEGILFYSLVTILSVGFATMTMTLIRSINFYKSI
- a CDS encoding peroxiredoxin family protein: MFKKNIFAIIVILGLAGYTFYDLQLKEDKKSAEAEKTAQQQETSSEASSETQEPEQGTAEPSGETGVNEGDIAPDFTMNTLDGKEVKLSDYKGKKVVLNLWASWCPPCKAEMPHMQKYYEKNKDKMNVEILAVNLTTMEKDQSNIQTFVDDYGLTFPIPLDETGDIGVTYQAFSIPTTYMIDTTGVIQKKIVGPMNEEFLSDMVTRLK
- a CDS encoding DsrE/DsrF/DrsH-like family protein, with translation MEQQTQDKSTMVVFSGDLDKAMASFIIATGAAAMGKQVTMFFTFWGLNILRKEEYVNVKKTFMDKMFAKMMPRGPEKLGISKMNYGGLGGKMMKYTMKKKNIVTLKELIEMAQDLDVKMVACTMSMDVMGITQDELIDGLDYAGVASYLADADESKINLFI
- a CDS encoding cytochrome c biogenesis CcdA family protein encodes the protein MENVTVIFALTAGVLSFFSPCIFPLIPAYTAHLTGGTINGGKVLVDKQTVMIRSLFFILGFSVIFVLMGASASWIGQLIASYRETVERVSGLLIIIFGLQMLGWLQLNFLMKTKSFNSSSKPSANPFSSFLIGLAFGSGWTPCVGLALSSILLMAGSTETVYSGMFMLWIYSLGLGIPFLIISFTLTYSFKTVKSISKILPKLSKINGVILLGMGLLLFTGQMQIISSWLSSWSWAP
- a CDS encoding DUF302 domain-containing protein, coding for MFHYTVETAMTMDEAALKLEENLKEDQFGVLWQFDVKEKLQEKGLDFNDDFLIFEVCNPKEAKEVLAENKLMGYFLPCKIVLYTEKDKTKIGMPKPTEFVKLLNDKNLEQKAIEIENRLVTCMDKTVS